The following are encoded in a window of candidate division KSB1 bacterium genomic DNA:
- a CDS encoding glycosyltransferase family 4 protein encodes MKIVHIVPGSGGTFYCQNCLRDNQLITALRSLGLQVIMVPMYLPLNVDVHGLMGDTPVFFGAVNTYLKEKLPIYRRAPLWVERALDSPALLQLIAKRAGATRAAGLEEMTISMLRGEEGRQASELDHLVRYLKEHVQPDIVHLSNALLLGLARRLKRDVGAAVVCSLQDEHEWIDPMRPEYRDKVWQLMAERAVDVDAFISTGRHYLERVEPLLKLPKEKTFAVDGGIDASEYEPSPLPLDPPVIGYLCRMNEYFGLGVVVDAFLRLKQESRFKSVRLKLTGGYTGDDRPFVKQMLQRTEKAGWRQDVEIVERFDRQNRIRFLKTLTLLSVPVLNGEAFGAYQIEALAAGVPIVQPNVGGYPEFIERTGGGLIYEPNDGEHLAAAWASLLDDPTQLRAMAEQGRKAAMEQFSMHRMAESILKVYQRLRP; translated from the coding sequence ATGAAAATCGTCCACATCGTCCCCGGCTCGGGAGGCACTTTTTATTGTCAGAACTGTCTGCGCGACAATCAGCTGATTACGGCGCTGCGTTCGCTCGGTCTGCAGGTCATTATGGTGCCGATGTATTTGCCGCTCAACGTCGACGTCCACGGCCTAATGGGCGACACGCCGGTCTTTTTCGGCGCGGTAAATACCTACCTGAAAGAAAAGCTGCCGATTTATCGCCGCGCACCGTTGTGGGTGGAACGGGCGCTCGATTCGCCGGCGCTGCTGCAGCTGATCGCCAAACGCGCCGGCGCCACACGCGCAGCCGGTCTGGAAGAAATGACGATTTCCATGCTGCGCGGCGAAGAGGGAAGACAGGCGTCGGAACTCGACCACCTCGTGCGGTACCTAAAAGAACATGTGCAGCCGGACATTGTGCATTTGTCCAATGCCCTGCTGCTGGGACTGGCGCGTAGGCTCAAACGCGACGTGGGCGCCGCGGTGGTCTGCTCGCTGCAGGACGAACATGAGTGGATCGACCCCATGCGGCCCGAATATCGCGACAAAGTCTGGCAGCTGATGGCCGAGCGCGCCGTCGACGTCGATGCCTTTATTTCCACCGGACGACACTATCTCGAGCGGGTCGAGCCGCTCTTAAAGCTGCCGAAGGAAAAGACGTTTGCCGTCGACGGCGGCATCGATGCGTCGGAGTACGAGCCCTCGCCGCTGCCGCTCGATCCGCCGGTCATCGGCTATCTCTGCCGCATGAACGAATATTTCGGCCTCGGAGTTGTGGTCGATGCCTTTTTGCGCCTCAAGCAGGAGAGTCGCTTCAAATCGGTACGACTCAAACTTACCGGCGGCTATACCGGTGATGACCGGCCGTTCGTCAAACAGATGCTGCAACGCACCGAGAAGGCGGGTTGGCGGCAGGATGTCGAAATCGTCGAACGGTTTGATCGGCAAAATCGCATCCGCTTTCTCAAAACCTTGACGCTGCTCTCCGTTCCGGTTCTCAACGGCGAAGCCTTCGGCGCTTATCAGATCGAAGCCTTGGCGGCAGGCGTGCCGATTGTGCAGCCGAATGTCGGCGGTTATCCAGAATTCATTGAAAGGACCGGCGGCGGACTCATTTACGAACCGAACGACGGCGAGCATTTGGCCGCTGCCTGGGCGTCGCTGCTGGATGACCCGACGCAGCTGCGCGCCATGGCCGAGCAGGGCCGAAAGGCGGCCATGGAACAGTTTTCGATGCACAGAATGGCGGAGAGCATTCTAAAGGTCTATCAACGGTTGCGGCCGTAA
- a CDS encoding PQQ-binding-like beta-propeller repeat protein, which produces MNKPNPLNLRAAADAFLHKRRLGDRQVTGLFISRIKIGAVLFVVCLLLACARQDSERSSQTDYASLSWPIFRGNPALQGTAEGELSAKLKLLWTFSAGDDIKASPIVGLGCVYVGSLNDTLYCVDPADGARRWAVGLGDDIEAPALLVDSTLYLGTLGGKFYALNARSGEVLWERQVDGEIYGSANAAGEGIVVGCYDGLMRCFSRDGRLIWSYETANYINGAPAIDEELVVFGGCDSQLHLLNAVDGSRAESVKVGAFVAGSPAVLDHVAYIGVFNGSLIAFDLTQKKEIWYYDAEGKAGAFFSSPAVNEELVVIGGRDRRLHAVDRRTGRAVWTFTARGDIDGSPVICGDKVVAASKDGRLYLLSLKSGSLLWSYEVGAELIGSPAVCGGMILIGAVDGKLYAFGETR; this is translated from the coding sequence GTGAACAAGCCGAACCCTTTAAATCTGCGCGCTGCCGCCGATGCATTCCTGCATAAACGCCGCCTGGGTGATCGGCAAGTTACCGGCCTATTTATCAGCCGGATAAAGATCGGCGCGGTCCTTTTCGTCGTTTGCCTGCTCCTTGCTTGCGCACGACAGGATTCGGAACGTTCAAGCCAAACGGATTACGCTTCTCTTTCCTGGCCGATTTTTCGCGGCAATCCTGCCCTGCAGGGAACGGCCGAGGGCGAATTGTCGGCAAAGCTGAAGCTGTTGTGGACGTTTTCGGCCGGCGACGACATCAAGGCATCGCCTATTGTGGGACTCGGCTGCGTTTACGTCGGCTCGCTGAACGACACGCTCTACTGCGTCGATCCGGCGGACGGCGCACGGCGATGGGCGGTCGGACTCGGCGACGATATCGAAGCGCCGGCGCTGTTGGTCGATTCCACCCTCTATCTGGGAACCTTGGGAGGAAAATTCTATGCGTTGAACGCACGCAGCGGCGAGGTGCTCTGGGAAAGACAGGTCGATGGTGAGATCTATGGGTCGGCAAACGCGGCAGGAGAGGGGATAGTCGTCGGCTGCTACGACGGCCTAATGCGCTGCTTCAGCCGCGACGGCCGCTTGATCTGGAGCTACGAGACCGCCAATTACATCAACGGCGCTCCCGCGATCGACGAGGAGTTGGTCGTTTTCGGCGGCTGCGACTCGCAGCTCCATCTGCTCAATGCAGTCGACGGCAGCCGTGCGGAAAGCGTTAAAGTCGGCGCTTTCGTCGCCGGTTCTCCGGCTGTCTTGGACCACGTTGCTTATATCGGCGTATTCAACGGCAGCCTGATTGCCTTCGATTTGACGCAAAAAAAGGAAATCTGGTATTACGACGCCGAAGGCAAGGCCGGCGCCTTTTTTTCCTCGCCCGCCGTGAACGAGGAACTGGTGGTCATCGGCGGCCGCGACCGGCGCCTGCACGCTGTTGATCGCCGGACCGGCCGCGCCGTGTGGACGTTTACCGCCCGCGGCGACATCGACGGCTCTCCGGTCATCTGCGGCGACAAAGTGGTCGCTGCTTCCAAAGACGGCAGGCTGTACCTGTTGAGTCTGAAATCCGGCTCGCTGCTTTGGAGCTACGAAGTCGGCGCAGAGCTGATCGGCTCGCCGGCTGTCTGCGGCGGCATGATTCTCATAGGTGCAGTCGACGGTAAACTCTATGCCTTTGGAGAAACGCGATGA
- a CDS encoding 2Fe-2S iron-sulfur cluster-binding protein, whose product MKRKVEEGAAVRLTINGREVNVPRGTTLFSAAEAAGFFIPALCRLEGFPPNTSCMVCMVEEKTSGRLMPSCSAPAENGMVIETENERVRDFRRSALELLLSEHVGDCTAPCQRSCPAQMNIPLMTRQIQNRDWRAAIATVKAEIALPAVLGRICPAPCENACTRRLKDGAVSICLLKQIVADLDLAADTPFQPECLPDTGKRVAVVGAGPAGLAAAYYLRRFGHAVDLYEKESAAGGNLRSAVPVERLPREVLDAEIATILALGIRTHFGVELGKDVSLGQLRDQYDAVALTTGAGAELYRGVLQVGDKGVQVDRTTLQTMLAGVFAGGNLIAESRMAVRAVAHGKTLAHSIDQYLKGLPISGRPSRFNSIVGRLRPEEVERMAKAASPVDRISPQDPAGGFTEEEAVAEAQRCLHCDCRKPNSCRLRLYAHEYGADPKRYRLGQRLRVEVEDRHDLVVFEPGKCIKCGICIQIAEAAQERLGLAFVGRGFQVRLAVPFHESLERGLEKTARQCAEACPTGAISLKNHEEAEP is encoded by the coding sequence ATGAAGCGCAAGGTCGAGGAGGGAGCCGCCGTGCGATTGACCATCAACGGCCGAGAGGTGAACGTACCGCGCGGCACGACCCTCTTTTCAGCCGCAGAGGCGGCGGGCTTTTTCATTCCCGCGCTCTGCCGCTTGGAAGGCTTTCCGCCCAACACCTCCTGCATGGTCTGCATGGTTGAAGAAAAAACCTCGGGAAGACTCATGCCGTCCTGCTCGGCGCCGGCCGAGAACGGCATGGTCATTGAAACTGAAAACGAGCGGGTGCGGGACTTTCGGCGCTCGGCGCTCGAGCTGCTGCTCAGCGAACACGTCGGCGACTGCACTGCTCCGTGTCAGCGCTCCTGTCCGGCGCAAATGAACATCCCGCTAATGACTCGTCAGATTCAGAACCGCGATTGGCGGGCGGCAATCGCGACGGTCAAGGCGGAGATTGCCTTACCGGCCGTGCTGGGCCGCATCTGTCCGGCGCCCTGCGAAAACGCCTGCACGCGCCGACTCAAAGACGGCGCCGTCTCGATCTGCCTGCTCAAACAGATCGTTGCCGACCTCGATTTGGCCGCAGATACGCCGTTTCAGCCCGAGTGTCTGCCGGATACCGGCAAGCGGGTCGCCGTCGTGGGCGCCGGTCCGGCCGGACTCGCCGCCGCTTATTATTTGCGCCGCTTCGGACATGCAGTGGATCTTTATGAAAAGGAATCGGCAGCCGGCGGCAACCTCCGTTCGGCGGTGCCTGTCGAGCGTCTGCCGCGCGAGGTGCTGGATGCTGAAATCGCAACCATCCTCGCACTAGGCATCCGCACACACTTTGGCGTCGAGCTGGGCAAAGACGTCAGCCTCGGGCAGCTGCGCGATCAATACGACGCCGTCGCTCTGACAACCGGCGCCGGCGCAGAGCTTTACCGCGGCGTGCTGCAAGTCGGCGACAAAGGCGTTCAGGTCGACCGCACGACGCTGCAGACTATGCTTGCAGGCGTTTTTGCCGGCGGCAATTTGATTGCCGAAAGCCGCATGGCCGTACGCGCCGTCGCCCACGGAAAGACCCTCGCTCACTCGATCGATCAGTATCTCAAAGGACTGCCGATTAGCGGCAGGCCGAGCCGATTCAATTCGATCGTCGGACGCCTGCGGCCCGAAGAGGTCGAACGCATGGCTAAAGCTGCTTCGCCGGTTGACCGAATCTCTCCCCAAGATCCGGCCGGCGGCTTTACGGAGGAGGAAGCCGTAGCCGAAGCGCAGCGCTGCCTGCACTGCGACTGCCGCAAGCCGAATTCCTGTCGCCTGCGCCTTTATGCCCACGAGTACGGCGCCGACCCAAAGCGCTATCGGTTGGGTCAGCGATTACGGGTGGAAGTGGAAGACCGCCACGATCTGGTGGTTTTTGAACCAGGCAAATGCATCAAATGCGGCATCTGCATTCAGATTGCCGAAGCGGCGCAGGAACGGCTGGGATTGGCGTTTGTCGGACGCGGCTTTCAGGTGCGCCTTGCCGTGCCGTTTCACGAATCGCTCGAGCGCGGGTTGGAAAAGACAGCTCGGCAATGCGCCGAAGCCTGTCCAACCGGCGCCATATCGCTTAAAAATCACGAAGAGGCTGAACCGTGA
- a CDS encoding 4Fe-4S dicluster domain-containing protein: protein MRVGLGSCCQSSGSAQVHEQLLQVVQSLEAPARIKRVGCVGMCHRVPLVEVVKPNQTPVVYDRVTPEQVEGIVLRHFPPASPFARLKGRALQWIEEWFAPSSDGGFTRHPLHVRDPQVTAFLDRQVHIVTDRAGSLDPLDLEDYCTTGGFAAARECLLHKQPQEIIAEVAASGLRGRGGAGFPTGEKWRLVAAQQSDKKFVICNGDEGDPGAFMDRMILESYPYRVIEGMVIAAFAVGAHEGIFYIRAEYPLAVERVNAALRRCEEEGILGDDIFGSGFSLRLRVKEGAGAFVCGEETALIASLEGRRGMPRYRPPYPAQKGLWGQPTLVNNCETFATVPWILRHGAEKFAALGTEKSKGTKVFALAGKVKRGGLIEVPMGMTLRQIVEEIGGGVAGGRRFKAVQVGGPSGGCVPAELAETPVDYEALTRVGAMMGSGGLLVMDDGDCMVDIARYFLTFTRDHSCGKCTFCRIGTQHMLEILEKLCEGRGQKEDLEKLRELAEKTREGSLCGLGRTAPNPVLTTLRYFYDEYEAHLHGVCPAGKCRPLIRYEITDACIGCTLCAQKCPVQAIPITPYQRHEILQDKCTQCDACRQVCPIEAVKVVSRQGGSA, encoded by the coding sequence ATCCGCGTCGGCTTGGGTTCCTGTTGTCAATCGAGCGGCAGCGCGCAGGTCCATGAACAGCTGCTGCAGGTCGTTCAGTCTTTGGAAGCCCCGGCGCGCATCAAACGCGTCGGCTGCGTCGGCATGTGCCATCGCGTGCCGCTGGTCGAGGTTGTCAAGCCGAATCAGACACCGGTGGTCTATGACCGCGTCACGCCCGAACAAGTCGAGGGAATCGTTTTACGGCATTTCCCGCCCGCTTCGCCGTTCGCCCGCTTGAAAGGCCGCGCGCTGCAATGGATCGAGGAATGGTTTGCTCCGTCATCCGACGGCGGCTTTACCCGCCATCCGCTGCACGTGCGCGATCCGCAGGTTACCGCCTTTCTCGACCGCCAGGTTCACATTGTCACCGACCGCGCCGGTTCGCTCGATCCGTTGGATTTGGAGGACTATTGTACCACTGGCGGTTTTGCTGCCGCGCGAGAATGCCTCCTGCATAAACAGCCGCAAGAGATCATCGCCGAAGTGGCGGCCTCCGGTCTGCGCGGCCGCGGCGGCGCAGGATTCCCCACCGGCGAGAAATGGCGCCTCGTGGCGGCTCAGCAAAGCGATAAAAAATTCGTCATCTGCAACGGCGACGAAGGCGATCCCGGCGCCTTTATGGACCGCATGATTCTTGAATCCTATCCCTATCGCGTCATCGAAGGCATGGTCATCGCCGCCTTTGCCGTCGGTGCGCATGAGGGAATATTCTACATCCGCGCCGAATACCCGCTGGCCGTGGAACGAGTCAACGCCGCTCTGCGTCGCTGCGAAGAAGAAGGGATTTTAGGCGATGATATTTTCGGAAGCGGTTTTTCTCTGCGCTTGCGCGTGAAAGAGGGTGCAGGCGCCTTCGTCTGCGGCGAAGAGACGGCGCTGATTGCTTCTTTGGAAGGCCGCCGCGGCATGCCGCGCTATCGGCCGCCTTATCCGGCGCAGAAAGGGTTGTGGGGTCAACCGACGCTGGTCAACAATTGCGAGACCTTTGCAACCGTGCCGTGGATTCTGCGTCACGGCGCGGAAAAATTTGCCGCGCTGGGGACCGAAAAGAGCAAGGGAACCAAAGTTTTCGCCTTGGCCGGTAAAGTCAAGCGCGGCGGTCTGATCGAAGTGCCGATGGGAATGACGCTGCGTCAAATCGTCGAAGAGATCGGCGGCGGCGTAGCGGGCGGCAGGCGCTTCAAGGCGGTGCAGGTCGGCGGACCCTCCGGCGGCTGCGTGCCGGCGGAGCTTGCCGAAACGCCGGTCGATTACGAAGCGCTCACCCGCGTCGGCGCCATGATGGGCTCGGGCGGCCTGCTGGTCATGGATGACGGCGATTGTATGGTCGACATCGCCCGCTATTTTCTCACCTTTACCCGCGACCATTCGTGCGGCAAGTGCACTTTTTGCCGCATCGGCACGCAGCATATGCTCGAGATTCTCGAAAAACTGTGCGAGGGCAGGGGGCAGAAAGAAGATTTGGAAAAACTGCGCGAGCTCGCCGAAAAAACCCGCGAAGGCAGCCTGTGCGGCTTGGGGAGAACCGCACCCAATCCGGTATTAACGACGCTGCGCTATTTTTATGATGAATATGAAGCTCATCTGCACGGCGTTTGTCCCGCCGGCAAATGTCGGCCGCTGATCCGTTATGAAATCACCGACGCCTGTATCGGCTGCACGCTTTGCGCGCAAAAGTGTCCGGTGCAGGCGATCCCGATTACGCCTTATCAGCGGCACGAAATTCTGCAGGATAAATGCACCCAGTGCGATGCCTGCAGGCAGGTCTGCCCGATCGAGGCGGTCAAGGTTGTTTCCAGACAAGGAGGGTCGGCATGA